CCATCGCGGCATCCCAGTCGGTCGTGCTCGGCACCAGCTGCAGCGGCGACCCGATCCCAGCGAGCAGCTGCTCAAGCCGCGTTCGCCGCTCCCGGTATGGGCGGGACCGCAGGTCAACATCGGATCTGTCGGCGAGCACGTCGAACACGACGAAGTAGATGTTCACCTCAGCCTTCGTCCGGGCGCTGGGGCGCGAGGCGAGCGCCCCGAAATCGAGGCGGCCCGCGCGCAGCGCGTCGAGCTCGCCGTCGAGCACGAAGTCGCCCAGCTGCGCGCCGGCCCGCACGATCTCGGGGAAGCGGTCGGCCAGGTTGTTGACCTGGCGCGACTGCAGCAACCCGAGCTCGGCGAACAAGACCGCGCCCCACCCGTCGAGCCTCGCCTCGTAGGCCAGGACCAGCCAGGACGAGACACCCGCACCTCCCGTGCGGGCTGTGCCAGCGGCAGCCGCACCGACGCCACGACTATTCGGCCCCTGCCAGTGTCGCAGCCATCGCACCCTCCCGGCTCACCCGCCGGGCGGGACCGTCCCCGCCCGGCGACACCTGCCCGCGAGCGTAAGCCGGGCGTAGCAACCGGGCTGGGAAAAGTGCAGGTCACCAGCCCGCAGGGTGAGTGGTCAGCCGTAACGTACGGGGCGGAGGACCAAAAGCGGTGGTGCATCGTCGCGATGTCAAGTGGCGCCGCGAGGGGTTCGGCCTCGACGTCGCGGCGCCACGCGGCCGGCAGCCGCGTCGGCCTCTCGTCGGTCGAGTCCGTCGGTGCGCACACCACCCGTGTGGTCGTCGCCGCCGTTACCGGCCGGCGAGGCGGGCGCTACGGCTAGGGCTTGACCAAGAAGATGCCGGTCACCGATCGACGCTGCCCGTTCGGTGCGAAGACCGCCACTCCGTTTCCGTTGCCGACTTCCAGGCGGTAGCCATCGATCGTGCGCAGCACTTCGGAACCGTCGGGCCGCTGGTGCAGAACACCGCTGGGCAGGCCTGCGGGATCAAGATTAAGCAGCACGAAGGTCAACCCGGATTCGCAGGGCGCATTCCAGTACACGATGCCGTCGGCACCGACGTGGTAGGGGATGATCGTGTCGAGCTGAACAGTGCCCCTTTCGTCGACGTCAGCGGCGAGCAGCAGCATCCGCACCGTGCCGTCAGCTGTGGGAACGTTCATGCTTTCCGCCCTCCGCTGTGTTCGCGCGAGCTGGCTCTTCGCCAGTGGCCTCGGTACCGGCCTGGGCCGCCGGTGCTGGGGAGACGGCGCGCATCGTTCAATCCGTTGCACGACGGAGGTCACCATTCGCGCCAGTTTTGTCGGGCAGGAGCCGGGCGGGGGTCCCGCTGGGCGAGGAGCTCGGGCAGGAATCTGGCGCGGGGGACACCGAGTTGGGTCAGAACCCCTCTGGCGATCGAGAAGTAGCTGGTGGCCGTTCACGTATGAGCTCGCGCTTGCGGCTGCGGGGTCGTCGTCGCGCTCGTCTGAGTGTTGAGGCCGGGTTTCAGCGGGGTGGGTCGATGAGGCGGGCGGGTGTGGAGGTCGCCGCGCCAGAGGTAGCGCGCGAGGAGGGGGACGGCGTCGGTGTGGATGGCGTGCGGTTGGGCGGGGGCGTGGTGCAGGGCCGTGCCGGGTTCGCGTGCGACGTAGGGGGATTGGTCGGTGGACCAGCGGGCCCCGGTGAGCGGCAGGTAGACCTCGTCGGCCGGATCTGCCAGCCGTGGGCGGGTTCGCCTTCCGCGATCAGGCACGACGATGTGCCGGGCGCCGGTCGTGCGCAGGTGCTCGACGAGAGGCTGGCCCAGCCGGCGACGCAGGACTGGGTCGGACTCTTCTCGCTGCTGGCGCCACGGCCATAATCACCAGCACCCGTCGGGTGCCCGACCTGTCGACCGCCCTGCTGATGACGTGGCTGCACGCCCGGCTGGATCCCGGCGCTTCATGGGATCTCGACCAGGTCGGCGCAGCCCTTGCAGAAGCCCGGCATCGGGTCCACGCTGTGACCGCCGGTGAATTGGTCTTCCGGTCCTCCGGCCACGCATGCACTGGCCACGAACAATCGCGGCTCGCCCTGCGCCCTGGTCGCCGCCGCCCGCAAAGCCGGCAAGAACCCTTACCAGCTGGCAGTCTGGCCGCAACACTACCGCGCGGGCGGAACACCGGACGAGAGCGCTTGCACTGTGCAGGATGCTCACGGCCGACCCCGCGGATAGCGTGCAGCCGTTTGTGGACCCAGTGAATTGGGCCACGTTTGCGGTGTTCGGAGCGGGGGTGAGCGGTTACGGCGTCGAGCGACCAACACCGCGGTCGAGGATGTGTCGGCCACGCAGTCGCGCCGCCACGAGCCCTCTCCGAGCTGCTCGAACACCACACCATCACAAGCCGTGACCGCGACAGCGCCTCCGCCGCCCCCCGAGATCGGGGCGAGATTACAGGTCGACGGAGGGCGAGTGAGGTCGATCGAGAGCATGAGCGATTGCAAACTTCCCAGCTAGATCGACTGACGTCGACTCAAACCAACTCGAACCAATAAACCGGAGGGTTCTTGGTTCGAGTCCAAGCGGGGGAGCAAAGCCCAGGTCATAGGCCTGGGCTTTTTTGCTACCCATGGGTAGGGGCGATTTAGGGGCGATAAAAACCCGAAGTTCGTGACGGCCGGCGGGGCTGCCGCTGCCGACAGGGTAGCCCGGCGGCGGACGTTCGGGTAGCTGATCGGTGACGCAGGGCAAGGTCTTTTCGGCTGGTTGCAGGGGCTTGCGGTGTCGTGGTGTGGCGGCTGGTCTTGTTGTGTTTCCGACCGCTCGGGCTGGCGTGTGCCAGGTTGTGTCGTGTGGTCCAGCGTTGGCCTGGTGACCTGCCGTGGGGTGGTGGGTGTGGTGATCGGGTCGTTTCGGCGGCGAGGACTGGGCCTCGACGCGGGTCAACCGCCCGGCGGCCCAGCCCTGGAGTGGCACAGGCGCGCTGTCGCTGCTGAGCGGTGCGACCACAGCGCTGGGAGACCGCGCGACGTGCCGGTGATCTCCTTGACCTCGCCTGCATGTCGGTGTTGCGGATCGCATCTCGTTCGGCGGGCCGGGCTGTCCGGAACACTCGATGGTGTCTTCGATGCAGTCTGGGAGGGCGTCGGGGCCGGCGTTCCGGCTCCGTGGCTGAGATTGTGGCGGTTCTGATCAGGTCGAGGACGACCGTTGTGTGGTGTTTCGACGGCGTCCAAACCGGTTCGATCGCGCGGTGAGTCCAGTTGGCCAACTCGGCGTCATCGCTGGTTGGACCCCGCTTGGATCTGATTCGTAACACCGGGCGATGAAGCGCCGACCTTGAAAGCGTGTTCGACCAAGGTGAGATTCGGTTCGTTCAGCTGCCGGACGTTGATGGCTACCTGGTCAAGCTCAGGGGCAAAGCTTTGGGGATTGCTGACCAAGAAGACCTTGACGATTACTGCCCGGGGTGGAGGAACGGCGAGTCCGCGGACCCGGCGAAGCTGCTCGAACAGGTACGCCCCTTTCTCCACGAGTAGTGCTTTCACGAATGGAGACCCGTCGGTGGCACCGCGCCCTCGTTTCATGCAGGTGGTGGATGCGTCCCGAGACGAGGCGCAGCTGGCTGTCCGGCTCTACAACGACCCCGCGGAGACGCGGTCGTTCGAGGCCTTCGTCGTCCACATGCACCTGGCCTGGCTGTACCTGTTGCACGGTGAGTTCACTCGTGACGACGTCGACTTCCGGTACTGGCGTTGGCAGGGGCGTGCGCGGCGTCTCGATCGAGTTGACGGCGAGCCGAAGCGGTGGGACTTGGCCACCTGTGTCCGGCACCGTTGGCCCGATGACAAGGACCCGGTCCGCGCCAACCTCACCTTCTTCATTCGCCTGCGCAACAAGATCGAGCACAGGTACGCCCGCCAGCAAGAAGCTCTCACAGCTGCCGTCGGGGGCCAGAGCCAAGCGCTGCTGCTCAACTACTTGAAGAGGAGCTTACGAGCCAATTCGGGGCCGGGGCTTCACTTGCGACGCGGTTGCGCTTTCCGGTGTTCATCGGCAGTTTCACCACCGAAGGCGAGCGAACGCTGCGGCGGCTGCGGTCACAACTGCCGGAGCCGCTGCGCACCTTCATAGCGGAGTACGACGCCGGTCTCGATGAGTCGGTCGCTCGAGACCACAAGTGCGACTTCCGGTTGCGAGTTCTCCAGGAGCTCGCCCCCAAGGATCCGGACGCCCTGGCAGTACAGTTCACGCGCTATGACGATCTTAGGGAGGACCAACGCGAGGTCGTAGAAGCGATTGGCAGGAGGGGATACGTCGTAGTCCGCGAGCGAAAACGCTCGGTGGTCGGACACGGGCTGATGAAACCGACCAAGGCAGCGAAAGCCGTCGAGGACCAGATCCCCTTCAGCTTCAACACGAACCTGTTCACCATCACATGGAAGAAGCTCGGCGTGCGGCCGCAAGTCGGTGACTCGCATCCGGAGAGAACGGACGAAAAGTACTGTCTGTACGACGAGCGGCACAAGGACTACGGCTACACGCCGGCATACGTCGCGAAACTCATCCGCGACTGCGGAACCGAAAGCGGATTTCGCGCACTGCTTGGCACAGCGCCGAGGGACAAGATGACTGGCGAGTGGGTTGGCCAACCGCCGCCAAGTGCCACGCCGCCTTGGACACGGACTCGTCCGTCATCTCCAGAATCCCCCGAGGGCCTCAGCGCTCTCCGGCCAGACTGACCACTACAGCAGCAAGACGCCGTCGTGGGATGATTGACGTTTGCGATCGATCAACTCTTTCGGATCGATGCCTGTTGGGCGTACGAGGTCGATGCGGCGAGAGCGTCCGGTCGCGAACGCCTCCGTAGTGGAGGTTTTAGCGGATCGGCGTTGTCGGCAACCAGATGCCGATTTACGCCGACACGCTGCGCTACTCGGCGTAGGCGCCGCTGGGCCCGTCGGCTCGTGAAGATCGTGCGGTCCGAGCTCGGGCGGCAGGTGGTCGCGCAAGTTCGCTGAACTGCGGGGACTCGAACCCCTGACCCCCTCACTGCCAGTAAGGTTCGATCAAGTCGCTGACCTGCGGTTATGGAGAACCTGCTGGCCGGGCGATGTAGTTGTTGGCAGTTGAGCGCAGCCTGAGACCGTTGATCACCGTTGATCACGTGCCGCTGCTCCAGATTTGCTCCAAGATCGGTGTTGCCACGCAGGCCCCAGCGACGACTGTGGGCGCCGGGGGATCGTGTGGGCTCACGCGCCAGCGGGTTGGTAGCGGTCGCGGGGCGCTCTGGAGGACTGACAGAGAGTTGCCTCCGGTCCCGATTGCGGCATTACAATAATTTGTCCGTTTTGCATGATCACCTGTGGTACGACTTCACCACCCACAATTGGACCGACGCCACCAACCTGAGGCCTGGTGACCTGCTCGACACGCCCGGCGACGATCACGCCGCCGTCCGAGCTCGCAGGTAGCACGCCAGTACTTGTTCACAACGCGAACTGCGTAAACTGGTCACCCAAGAGTGTTAAAATATTCGGTCACACGTTCAGTGTCCATGGTTCCGGTGCAAAAAATACTCGGAGCCTGATTGACCGTGCCCGCAGTACTGGGAATCAGCAAGGCCGATGGCTGGACAACGATGCCGCTGCCGCGTTCTTGGAGGCGGCGCACGTTGAAGGCGCGGGTCCTAGGGTGATTCCACTTCCCGAAGACCTGGGGCAAGTGATTATGCCGGATGGAAGCATTGTTCAAGCCAGGGCTGTTACCCTGGTCTCAAGCAAGGGTGGACTGTACAATACGGCGTTTCCCGTTGAGCCCTGATAGGAGGAGTTCCGATGAGATTCCGCTGCACTTTGGAGCGGCCATCTTCGTCATCGCCGACCTCTGAGATGTCGATTTCCTCAGACGTTGACGATGACTATGAGAGCCTGGTCATGACGGCCTGCGGCTTGCTCGCGGACACTGACTGCCGGTTTCACATTCAGGGTTTCGACAGTGTTGAATGGCCTGTGGATGTTGCATACGATTTATCTGTCTTCATGGAGCAGTTGCCTGATCTCTTGGCGCGGATCAGGTTGCGAAGTAATGCGGAGCTTGACATGTATTCTCAGGGCATCGAGCGAACCTTAAAGTTCATCGCAAAAGCAGACTTGGTGGAAATTCACTGTCTGTCGAGGACGGATTGGGTGCCGAATCCAAGTGTTGAGATCATGAACAAGAAATATCTCGAAGAAATGCTTTCTCGGTTGGCTGTAGACTTCGCGATATCCCTTGCTGCAATTGGTTCCCCAATTGCTCGGTTTCAACCATTTTCCAGTTGGGTCTCGGGTAGCGCTTAGCATCTCCTTGTGGTGGCGGAATCCAAAAACCATTGTCGAGGACCTGCAGGCGATGGCCCAGCGCTACACGGTGCGGCTGGAGTGGACGCTGGAGGGCGATCCGTCCGAGGGCATGACGATCGCCGAGGCGGTCGCCGCGGCCGGGGTGACCCTGCCGCGGACGGTGTGAGAGCTGGCTGCCCGGGCGGATGACGGTGCCGTCCCACGGACACCCGACGGCTTCGCGGGTCAGGGCGAAGCCGTACTCTGAGGGCATGGCTGACCAGGTACAGCAGAGACCCGGCGAATCGAACGCCCAATGGCTGAATCGGCTTGAAGCCCTCCTGGTCGTCCACATGGACCGGGTCACCGGCATGGGCTCAGCCGCTGACGAGGAAGAAGAGAGAATCCGGGCCACCATTGCCGCCCTGAAACGCGGTGAGGCACCGACGAACTCCTGACCTGGGGCTCATGGCGTGGTGGTGAAGGGTTTCGCCCTTACCACGGTGAGCCGGTGTCGGTACCGGCCGAGTTCGACTGCCGAGTCCGCGCGGGCCTCGACCACCACACCGGGTTCGACCGACCAGTAGGTGAAGTCCTCGTTGCCGGGCAAGCCGGCCACGA
The sequence above is a segment of the Amycolatopsis sp. 2-15 genome. Coding sequences within it:
- a CDS encoding dimethylsulfonioproprionate lyase family protein, translated to MPDRGRRTRPRLADPADEVYLPLTGARWSTDQSPYVAREPGTALHHAPAQPHAIHTDAVPLLARYLWRGDLHTRPPHRPTPLKPGLNTQTSATTTPQPQARAHT
- a CDS encoding DUF3644 domain-containing protein; amino-acid sequence: MQVVDASRDEAQLAVRLYNDPAETRSFEAFVVHMHLAWLYLLHGEFTRDDVDFRYWRWQGRARRLDRVDGEPKRWDLATCVRHRWPDDKDPVRANLTFFIRLRNKIEHRYARQQEALTAAVGGQSQALLLNYLKRSLRANSGPGLHLRRGCAFRCSSAVSPPKASERCGGCGHNCRSRCAPS